The Drosophila bipectinata strain 14024-0381.07 chromosome 2L, DbipHiC1v2, whole genome shotgun sequence genome has a segment encoding these proteins:
- the TpnC25D gene encoding troponin C isoform X2 produces the protein MDIMRKAFQMFDTQKTGFIETLRLKTILNSMGQMFEESELQDLIDENDPEDTGKVNFDGFCNIAAHFLEEEDAEAIQKELKEAFRLYDREGNGYITTSTLKEILAALDDKLSSSDLDGIIAEIDTDGSGTVDFDEFMEMMTGD, from the exons ATGGACATCATGCGCAAGGCATTCCAAATGTTCGACACACAAAAGACGGGCTTCATCGAGACCCTGCGCCTCAAGACCATTCTGAACAGCATGGGCCAGATGTTCGAGGAGAGCGAGCTGCAGGATCTGATTGACGAGAACGATCCGGAGGATACTGGTAAAGTGAACTTTGATGGCTTCTGCAACATTGCCGCCCATTTCCTCGAGGAGGAGGACGCCGAGGCCATTCAGAAGGAGCTGAAAGAGGCCTTCCGTCTGTACGATCGCGAGGGCAACGGTTACATCACCACCTCCACGCTCAAGGAAATCCTCGCCGCCCTGGACGACAAGCTCTCCTCCAGCGACCTGGACGGCATCATTGCTGAGATCGATACCGATGGCTCCGGAACAGTGGACTTTGATG AATTTATGGAGATGATGACTGGCGATTAG
- the LOC122322228 gene encoding probable cytochrome P450 28d1, with the protein MCPLTTILFLLVGFVALIYVFLVWNFGYWKKRGIPEAKAWPFVGSFPSMFTQKRNMVYDIDDIYNQYKDTDNIVGVYNTRNPQLLITSPEYIRKIFVNDFRSFHDNEMSQFTDNSGDSILINNPFILRGEAWKERRAEVTPGLSAHRIKAAYPVSQSVCIKLVDYIKKQQRIASSDGLNAKDLCLCYTTEVVSDCVLGISAQNFTDTPTPVVGMIKRVFEHSFGFFFYMTLATIWPPIQRFYRVSLFAKDVEEFFYDLMKKCINLRRENPQQREDFLNYMLQLQDKRGLNVMELTSHTMTFLTDGFETTAQVLAHTLLSLGRYPRTQQLLREEIGKDELTFEQLSELPYLDACIHEALRIFPPGLSSRKLVTQPYEFINKNGVRVQVNPGDVVILPTNALYHDPQYFEDPETFKPERFLEENGGIKKYKDQGVYFGFGDGPRICPGMRFALTQMKAALVEIVRNFDIKVNPKTRKDNQYDDTYFMAALKGGVHLDFVERK; encoded by the exons ATGTGTCCACTTACAACGATTTTGTTTCTGTTGGTCGGGTTTGTGGCCCTGATCTATGTCTTCCTGGTTTGGAACTTTGGCTATTGGAAGAAGCGGGGGATCCCCGAGGCCAAAGCATGGCCTTTTGTGGGCAGTTTCCCCAGCATGTTTACGCAAAAGCGAAACATGGTCTATGATATCGATGACATCTACAA CCAATATAAGGACACGGACAATATCGTTGGTGTCTACAACACTCGTAATCCCCAACTCCTCATAACCAGTCCGGAATATATTCGCAAGATTTTTGTGAACGACTTCCGCAGCTTCCATGACAACGAAATGAGCCAATTT acCGACAACTCTGGGGACTCAATCTTGATCAACAATCCGTTCATATTGAGGGGCGAGGCGTGGAAGGAGAGGCGTGCGGAAGTCACACCCGGACTGTCGGCTCATCGG ATCAAGGCCGCATACCCAGTGTCCCAGAGCGTGTGCATAAAACTGGTGGATTATATCAAGAAACAGCAACGAATTGCCTCATCGGATGGCTTGAATGCTAAGGATCTGTGCTTGTGCTACACCACCGAAGTGGTCTCCGACTGTGTCCTGGGCATCTCTGCACAGAACTTTACTGACACACCCACGCCCGTTGTGGGTATGATCAAGCGCGTCTTCGAGCATTCCTTTGGATTTTTCTTCTACATGACCCTGGCCACCATCTGGCCGCCAATCCAAAGGTTCTACAGAGTGTCTCTGTTTGCCAAAGACGTTGAAGAATTCTTCTACGACCTCATGAAGAAGTGCATCAACTTGAGGCGGGAGAATCCCCAGCAGCGGGAGGACTTCCTCAATTACATGCTGCAGTTGCAGGATAAACGGGGTCTAAATGTGATGGAGTTGACCTCGCACACGATGACCTTCCTCACGGACGGATTCGAGACAACGGCTCAGGTGTTGGCTCATACTCTACTGTCCCTGGGACGCTATCCGCGGACGCAGCAATTGTTGAGAGAGGAAATCGGCAAGGATGAACTGACCTTTGAACAGCTGAGTGAACTGCCCTACTTGGATGCCTGTATTCATG AGGCTTTGAGAATTTTCCCCCCTGGCTTGTCGTCCCGAAAATTGGTAACCCAGCCCTATGAGTTCATCAACAAGAATGGAGTCAGGGTCCAAGTAAATCCCGGTGATGTGGTCATCCTCCCAACTAATGCTCTCTATCACGATCCCCAATACTTTGAAGACCCGGAAACATTCAAGCCTGAGCGCTTCCTAGAGGAAAACGGAGGAATCAAAAAATACAAGGACCAAGGTGTTTACTTTGGCTTTGGTGATGGTCCTCGCATCTGTCCAG GTATGCGCTTCGCTCTCACCCAAATGAAAGCTGCTTTGGTGGAGATTGTGCGCAACTTTGACATCAAGGTTAATCCCAAAACACGAAAGGATAATCAGTACGATGACACCTACTTTATGGCTGCCTTGAAGGGCGGCGTTCATCTGGATTTCGTAGAACGCAAATGA
- the LOC108127221 gene encoding probable cytochrome P450 28d1 isoform X1: MCPVTTILLGLLGLLALVYVFLTWNFNYWKKRGISSAKAWPFVGSLPSVFTQKRNMVYDIDEIYNQYKDSDSIVGLFNTRLPQLLVLTPEYAHKVFSSDFRSFHDNEMGLFTDKKVDKILANNPFVLFGNEWKERRAEVTPGLSANRVKAVYPVSQDVCKKFVDYIKKQIKMAPADGINAKDLCLCYTTEVVSDCVLGISAQSFTDNPTQLVGMIKKVFDQSFGFIFFTIIANLWPPIRKFYTVPLFSKDVENFFFDIMKKCILLRKENPIQQRDDFLNYMLTLQEKKGLDTLELTSHTMTFLTDGFETTAGALAHILLLLARNPETIRKLREEVGTKDLSFEELSELPYMEACIHETMRIFPAVLVARKLVTETYEFVNKNGVTVKVNPGDVVLVPVNSLQNDPQYYEDPEKFKPERFLESNGGAKKYRDQGVYFGFGDGPRICPGMKFALTQLKAALVDTVRNFDIKVNPKTRTDNRFDDTYFMAALKGGVWLDFKELK, translated from the exons ATGTGTCCGGTTACCACAATTCTTTTGGGCTTGTTGGGTCTGTTGGCCCTGGTGTACGTCTTTTTGACGTGGAACTTCAACTACTGGAAGAAGCGTGGAATATCAAGTGCCAAGGCATGGCCTTTCGTGGGCAGTTTACCCAGCGTGTTCACCCAGAAGAGGAACATGGTCTATGACATTGATGAAATCTACAA tcAATACAAGGACTCTGATAGCATTGTGGGATTGTTCAATACCCGACTTCCCCAACTTTTGGTCCTCACACCGGAGTACGCTCATAAAGTATTTTCCAGCGACTTTCGCAGTTTCCATGATAATGAAATGGGGTTGTTT ACTGACAAGAAGGTGGACAAGATATTGGCCAACAATCCATTTGTACTGTTTGGAAATGAGTGGAAGGAGAGGCGAGCCGAAGTAACGCCAGGCCTTTCAGCAAATCGG gtCAAAGCCGTCTATCCTGTGTCCCAAGATGTGTGCAAGAAGTTTGTCGACTATatcaaaaaacaaatcaaaatggCTCCGGCTGATGGAATAAACGCCAAGGATCTGTGCCTGTGCTACACCACAGAAGTGGTCTCGGACTGTGTCCTAGGTATCTCAGCCCAGAGCTTCACGGATAACCCCACACAGCTGGTTGGAATGATCAAGAAGGTTTTCGATCAGTCGTTTGGCTTCATATTCTTTACCATAATCGCCAATCTGTGGCCTCCAATCAGGAAGTTCTACACGGTTCCACTTTTTTCCAAGGATGTTGAGAACTTCTTTTTCGACATCATGAAGAAGTGCATCCTGTTAAGAAAGGAGAATCCAATTCAGCAACGCGACGACTTCCTCAATTACATGTTGACCCTCCAAGAGAAAAAAGGTCTAGATACCCTGGAGCTGACTTCGCATACGATGACCTTCCTTACGGACGGGTTCGAGACAACAGCTGGAGCCCTGGCTCACATCCTTCTGTTGCTGGCACGTAATCCCGAGACAATTCGAAAGTTAAGGGAAGAGGTAGGCACCAAGGACTTGAGCTTCGAGGAACTCAGTGAGCTGCCCTATATGGAAGCCTGCATTCATg AAACCATGAGAATTTTTCCGGCCGTTTTGGTGGCACGGAAGCTGGTAACCGAAACGTATGAATTCGTAAACAAAAATGGTGTCACAGTTAAGGTTAATCCCGGTGATGTCGTCCTGGTTCCAGTAAACTCCCTTCAAAATGATCCTCAGTATTATGAAGATCCGGAAAAATTCAAACCAGAGCGATTCTTGGAGTCCAATGGTGGAGCCAAAAAGTACAGAGATCAAGGAGTTTACTTTGGATTTGGAGATGGTCCCCGCATCTGCCCGG GCATGAAATTCGCTCTAACGCAACTCAAAGCGGCTCTGGTGGATACAGTCCGTAACTTTGACATCAAAGTTAACCCTAAAACTCGCACGGATAATCGGTTTGATGACACGTATTTCATGGCAGCTCTAAAAGGAGGCGTTTGGCTAGACTTTAAGGagctaaaataa
- the LOC108127221 gene encoding probable cytochrome P450 28d1 isoform X2, with the protein MGLFTDKKVDKILANNPFVLFGNEWKERRAEVTPGLSANRVKAVYPVSQDVCKKFVDYIKKQIKMAPADGINAKDLCLCYTTEVVSDCVLGISAQSFTDNPTQLVGMIKKVFDQSFGFIFFTIIANLWPPIRKFYTVPLFSKDVENFFFDIMKKCILLRKENPIQQRDDFLNYMLTLQEKKGLDTLELTSHTMTFLTDGFETTAGALAHILLLLARNPETIRKLREEVGTKDLSFEELSELPYMEACIHETMRIFPAVLVARKLVTETYEFVNKNGVTVKVNPGDVVLVPVNSLQNDPQYYEDPEKFKPERFLESNGGAKKYRDQGVYFGFGDGPRICPGMKFALTQLKAALVDTVRNFDIKVNPKTRTDNRFDDTYFMAALKGGVWLDFKELK; encoded by the exons ATGGGGTTGTTT ACTGACAAGAAGGTGGACAAGATATTGGCCAACAATCCATTTGTACTGTTTGGAAATGAGTGGAAGGAGAGGCGAGCCGAAGTAACGCCAGGCCTTTCAGCAAATCGG gtCAAAGCCGTCTATCCTGTGTCCCAAGATGTGTGCAAGAAGTTTGTCGACTATatcaaaaaacaaatcaaaatggCTCCGGCTGATGGAATAAACGCCAAGGATCTGTGCCTGTGCTACACCACAGAAGTGGTCTCGGACTGTGTCCTAGGTATCTCAGCCCAGAGCTTCACGGATAACCCCACACAGCTGGTTGGAATGATCAAGAAGGTTTTCGATCAGTCGTTTGGCTTCATATTCTTTACCATAATCGCCAATCTGTGGCCTCCAATCAGGAAGTTCTACACGGTTCCACTTTTTTCCAAGGATGTTGAGAACTTCTTTTTCGACATCATGAAGAAGTGCATCCTGTTAAGAAAGGAGAATCCAATTCAGCAACGCGACGACTTCCTCAATTACATGTTGACCCTCCAAGAGAAAAAAGGTCTAGATACCCTGGAGCTGACTTCGCATACGATGACCTTCCTTACGGACGGGTTCGAGACAACAGCTGGAGCCCTGGCTCACATCCTTCTGTTGCTGGCACGTAATCCCGAGACAATTCGAAAGTTAAGGGAAGAGGTAGGCACCAAGGACTTGAGCTTCGAGGAACTCAGTGAGCTGCCCTATATGGAAGCCTGCATTCATg AAACCATGAGAATTTTTCCGGCCGTTTTGGTGGCACGGAAGCTGGTAACCGAAACGTATGAATTCGTAAACAAAAATGGTGTCACAGTTAAGGTTAATCCCGGTGATGTCGTCCTGGTTCCAGTAAACTCCCTTCAAAATGATCCTCAGTATTATGAAGATCCGGAAAAATTCAAACCAGAGCGATTCTTGGAGTCCAATGGTGGAGCCAAAAAGTACAGAGATCAAGGAGTTTACTTTGGATTTGGAGATGGTCCCCGCATCTGCCCGG GCATGAAATTCGCTCTAACGCAACTCAAAGCGGCTCTGGTGGATACAGTCCGTAACTTTGACATCAAAGTTAACCCTAAAACTCGCACGGATAATCGGTTTGATGACACGTATTTCATGGCAGCTCTAAAAGGAGGCGTTTGGCTAGACTTTAAGGagctaaaataa
- the tkv gene encoding bone morphogenetic protein receptor type-1B isoform X2 encodes MAPKSRKKKAHARSLTCYCDGSCPGNVSNGTCETRPGGSCFSAVQSFYDETTNTYEEERTYGCMPPEDNGGLLMCKVSAVPHLHGKNIVCCDKEDMCNRDLHPVYTPRMTTPPPELPVSSESVHTLVLCGSIVVCLSVLTLIMASLCITYKRREKRKQPRLISSMCNSQLSPLSQLVEQSSGSGSGLPLLVQRTIAKQIQMVRLVGKGRYGEVWLAKWRDERVAVKTFFTTEEASWFRETEIYQTVLMRHDNILGFIAADIKGNGSWTQMLLITDYHEMGSLHDYLSTSVINPQKLQLLAYSLASGLAHLHEEIFGTPGKPAIAHRDIKSKNILVKRNGQCAIADFGLAVKYNSELDVIHIAQNPRVGTRRYMAPEVLSQHLDPKQFEEFKRADMYSVGLVLWEMARRCYTPISGTKTTTCEDYALPYHDVVPSDPSFEDMHAVVCVKGFRPPIPSRWQEDDVLATVSKIMVECWHPNPTVRLTALRVKKTLGRLETDCLIDMPMKII; translated from the exons CCCGCTCCCTGACCTGCTACTGCGATGGCAGTTGTCCCGGCAACGTCAGCAATGGAACCTGCGAAACCAGACCCGGCGGCAGCTGCTTCAGTGCCGTCCAAAGCTTCTACGATGAAACCACAAACACCTACGAGGAGGAGCGCACATACGGTTGCATGCCACCCGAAGACAACGGCGGACTTCTAATG TGCAAAGTGTCCGCCGTACCCCACCTGCATGGCAAGAACATAGTCTGCTGCGACAAGGAGGATATGTGCAACCGCGACCTGCATCCCGTATACACACCGAGGATGACCACGCCGCCGCCAGAGCTGCCGGTGAGCAGCGAATCCGTCCACACACTCGTCCTCTGCGGTTCCATCGTTGTGTGCCTATCGGTGCTGACGTTAATCATGGCCAGCCTGTGCATCACCTACAAGCGGCGCGAGAAACGCAAGCAACCGCGTCTAATCTCCTCCATGTGCAACTCCCAGCTGTCACCGCTCTCCCAGCTCGTGGAGCAGAGCTCCGGTTCCGGATCGGGACTGCCGCTCCTGGTGCAGCGAACCATTGCCAAGCAGATCCAGATGGTGCGACTGGTGGGCAAAGGCCGCTACGGCGAGGTCTGGCTGGCCAAGTGGCGGGACGAGCGAGTGGCCGTCAAGACCTTCTTCACCACCGAGGAGGCCTCCTGGTTCCGCGAGACCGAGATCTACCAGACCGTCCTCATGCGCCACGACAACATACTGGGCTTTATTGCCGCCGACATCAAGGGAAATGGCAGCTGGACGCAGATGTTGTTGATAACTGACTACCATGAGATGGGAAGCCTACACGATTACCTCTCCACGTCGGTGATCAATCCTCAGAAGCTGCAGCTGCTGGCCTACTCCCTGGCCTCCGGCTTGGCCCATCTGCATGAGGAGATCTTTGGAACTCCGGGCAAACCAGCGATTGCCCATCGGGACATCAAGAGCAAGAATATTCTGGTGAAGCGCAACGGCCAGTGCGCCATTGCCGATTTTGGACTGGCGGTGAAGTACAACTCGGAACTGGATGTGATCCATATTGCACAGAATCCTCGTGTCGGAACACGCCGCTACATGGCGCCAGAGGTTCTCAGCCAGCACCTGGATCCCAAGCAGTTCGAGGAGTTCAAGCGGGCGGACATGTACTCCGTGGGTCTGGTGCTGTGGGAGATGGCCCGCCGCTGCTACACACCCATTTCGGGAACCAAGACGACAACCTGCGAAGACTACGCCTTGCCGTACCACGACGTGGTGCCGTCGGATCCCTCGTTCGAGGACATGCACGCTGTGGTGTGCGTAAAGGGCTTCCGGCCGCCGATACCGTCGCGCTGGCAGGAGGACGACGTCCTGGCCACCGTCTCCAAGATCATGGTGGAGTGTTGGCACCCGAATCCCACCGTCCGCCTGACGGCCCTGCGCGTTAAGAAGACGCTGGGGCGACTGGAAACGGACTGCCTGATCGACATGCCCATGAAGATCATCTAA
- the TpnC25D gene encoding troponin C isoform X1, protein MEDDEKMDIMRKAFQMFDTQKTGFIETLRLKTILNSMGQMFEESELQDLIDENDPEDTGKVNFDGFCNIAAHFLEEEDAEAIQKELKEAFRLYDREGNGYITTSTLKEILAALDDKLSSSDLDGIIAEIDTDGSGTVDFDEFMEMMTGD, encoded by the exons atg GAGGATGACGAGAAGATGGACATCATGCGCAAGGCATTCCAAATGTTCGACACACAAAAGACGGGCTTCATCGAGACCCTGCGCCTCAAGACCATTCTGAACAGCATGGGCCAGATGTTCGAGGAGAGCGAGCTGCAGGATCTGATTGACGAGAACGATCCGGAGGATACTGGTAAAGTGAACTTTGATGGCTTCTGCAACATTGCCGCCCATTTCCTCGAGGAGGAGGACGCCGAGGCCATTCAGAAGGAGCTGAAAGAGGCCTTCCGTCTGTACGATCGCGAGGGCAACGGTTACATCACCACCTCCACGCTCAAGGAAATCCTCGCCGCCCTGGACGACAAGCTCTCCTCCAGCGACCTGGACGGCATCATTGCTGAGATCGATACCGATGGCTCCGGAACAGTGGACTTTGATG AATTTATGGAGATGATGACTGGCGATTAG
- the LOC108127236 gene encoding TBC1 domain family member 19 isoform X2: protein MDVSKSSSSFVTVKKPTVSDPLGYLKRAGVLWDRRVRKSLNAMCTELKVPLHGQPRISADREDFMAKWNELSNYNMDLANYRPVYAPKDLLEVLLSLKGPAKTTEHTDHIPQWEFSHIALPVKNLFELRAHYADLLRSDSYLGVPDLTVQCQRILEARHAPMCQQFLKKGCTPAPYRGALWASVLDSKLHDYDIEYWQKLRNSVWTTDHIVDKLVFKDIQLTASNDDQYFVFEDVLYQVLLCFSRDTDIGGCVEYEAFPVKGKTYEGPPSGVVPFHGICMFAAPFCYLYDSPVNLYYTFRAFYIRYCHRLTTINTHPQGIVSLCLLFEKLLQTYEPQLWSHFRELQIQPLRVVFKWLMRAFSGHLPPDQLLVLWDLILGFDSLEILPLFAIIILSFRKESIMQVASLDSIEAILADLSSIKVLPLVQLALSRD from the exons ATGGACGTGTCAAAAAGTTCTTCATCCTTTGTTACTGTTAAA AAACCCACCGTTAGCGATCCCCTTGGCTACTTGAAAAGGGCGGGAGTCCTTTGGGATCGCAGAGTGCGAAAGAGCCTTAATGCCATGTGCACCGAACTCAAGGTCCCGCTGCATGGCCAGCCCAGGATCAGTGCCGACCGAGAGGACTTTATGGCCAAGTGGAACGAGTTGAGCAACTACAATATGG ATTTGGCAAACTATAGACCCGTTTACGCACCCAAGGACCTGTTGGAAGTGCTCCTGTCTCTTAAAGGACCAGCTAAGACCACCGAACACACAGA CCATATCCCCCAATGGGAATTCTCACACATAGCTCTTCCTGTAAAAAATCTCTTCGAGCTGAGAGCCCATTACGCAGATCTCCTGCGCAGTGACAGTTATTTGGGTGTTCCGGATCTAACTGTCCAGTGCCAACGTATCCTTGAGGCCAGACATGCTCCAATGTGTCAGCAGTTTTTAAAGAAGGGCTGTACTCCAGCTCCCTATCGGGGAGCCTTGTGGGCCTCTGTGCTGGACAGCAAGTTGCACGATTAC GATATCGAATACTGGCAAAAATTGCGCAATTCCGTGTGGACCACGGATCACATAGTGGACAAGCTGGTGTTCAAGGACATCCAGCTGACTGCTTCCAACGACGACCAGTACTTCGTGTTCGAGGACGTGCTCTACCAAGTGCTGCTCTGCTTTTCCCGGGACACAGACATCGGCGGCTGCGTGGAGTACGAAGCCTTTCCGGTCAAGGGCAAGACCTACGAGGGTCCTCCCTCGGGTGTGGTGCCATTCCACGGCATCTGCATGTTCGCAGCCCCATTCTGCTACTTGTACGACTCCCCAGTAAACCTCTACTATACCTTCCGTGCCTTCTATATCCGCTACTGCCATCGCCTCACCACGATCAACACGCATCCGCAGGGCATAGTCAGTTTGTGCCTTCTCTTCGAGAAGCTACTCCAGACCTACGAACCCCAACTTTGGTCGCATTTTCGTGAGCTCCAAATACAGCC CCTGCGTGTCGTCTTCAAGTGGCTGATGCGGGCCTTTTCGGGCCATCTGCCTCCTGACCAGCTGCTGGTGCTTTGGGATTTG ATCCTTGGCTTTGATAGCCTAGAGATTTTACCGCTCTTCGCAATTATTATCCTTAGCTTCCGGAAGGAAAGCATCATGCAAGTGGCCTCCCTAGACAGCATCGAAGCTATTCTAGCGGATCTCTCCTCCATCAAGGTTCTGCCTTTGGTCCAATTGGCACTAAGTCGGGACTGA
- the LOC108127236 gene encoding TBC1 domain family member 19 isoform X1 translates to MEELQDASIHHMTAKVITAIKSTKCYEPLFKELQRLVCNPTVDTHDMRNTLEDAIKGAGLETEIRNIVYNLVRSRLTKSEEKAQTSKQNSKPTVSDPLGYLKRAGVLWDRRVRKSLNAMCTELKVPLHGQPRISADREDFMAKWNELSNYNMDLANYRPVYAPKDLLEVLLSLKGPAKTTEHTDHIPQWEFSHIALPVKNLFELRAHYADLLRSDSYLGVPDLTVQCQRILEARHAPMCQQFLKKGCTPAPYRGALWASVLDSKLHDYDIEYWQKLRNSVWTTDHIVDKLVFKDIQLTASNDDQYFVFEDVLYQVLLCFSRDTDIGGCVEYEAFPVKGKTYEGPPSGVVPFHGICMFAAPFCYLYDSPVNLYYTFRAFYIRYCHRLTTINTHPQGIVSLCLLFEKLLQTYEPQLWSHFRELQIQPLRVVFKWLMRAFSGHLPPDQLLVLWDLILGFDSLEILPLFAIIILSFRKESIMQVASLDSIEAILADLSSIKVLPLVQLALSRD, encoded by the exons ATGGAAGAGCTCCAGGATGCCAGCATCCATCACATGACCGCCAAGGTGATTACGGCCATCAAGAGCACCAAATGCTACGAGCCCTTGTTCAAGGAGCTGCAGCGACTGGTCTGCAATCCCACGGTGGATACCCATGACATGCGCAACACCTTGGAGGACGCCATCAAGGGTGCCGGCCTCGAGACGGAAATCCGTAACATTGTCTACAATCTGGTCCGCAGCCGCCTCACCAAGTCCGAGGAGAAGGCCCAGACCAGCAAACAAAATTCG AAACCCACCGTTAGCGATCCCCTTGGCTACTTGAAAAGGGCGGGAGTCCTTTGGGATCGCAGAGTGCGAAAGAGCCTTAATGCCATGTGCACCGAACTCAAGGTCCCGCTGCATGGCCAGCCCAGGATCAGTGCCGACCGAGAGGACTTTATGGCCAAGTGGAACGAGTTGAGCAACTACAATATGG ATTTGGCAAACTATAGACCCGTTTACGCACCCAAGGACCTGTTGGAAGTGCTCCTGTCTCTTAAAGGACCAGCTAAGACCACCGAACACACAGA CCATATCCCCCAATGGGAATTCTCACACATAGCTCTTCCTGTAAAAAATCTCTTCGAGCTGAGAGCCCATTACGCAGATCTCCTGCGCAGTGACAGTTATTTGGGTGTTCCGGATCTAACTGTCCAGTGCCAACGTATCCTTGAGGCCAGACATGCTCCAATGTGTCAGCAGTTTTTAAAGAAGGGCTGTACTCCAGCTCCCTATCGGGGAGCCTTGTGGGCCTCTGTGCTGGACAGCAAGTTGCACGATTAC GATATCGAATACTGGCAAAAATTGCGCAATTCCGTGTGGACCACGGATCACATAGTGGACAAGCTGGTGTTCAAGGACATCCAGCTGACTGCTTCCAACGACGACCAGTACTTCGTGTTCGAGGACGTGCTCTACCAAGTGCTGCTCTGCTTTTCCCGGGACACAGACATCGGCGGCTGCGTGGAGTACGAAGCCTTTCCGGTCAAGGGCAAGACCTACGAGGGTCCTCCCTCGGGTGTGGTGCCATTCCACGGCATCTGCATGTTCGCAGCCCCATTCTGCTACTTGTACGACTCCCCAGTAAACCTCTACTATACCTTCCGTGCCTTCTATATCCGCTACTGCCATCGCCTCACCACGATCAACACGCATCCGCAGGGCATAGTCAGTTTGTGCCTTCTCTTCGAGAAGCTACTCCAGACCTACGAACCCCAACTTTGGTCGCATTTTCGTGAGCTCCAAATACAGCC CCTGCGTGTCGTCTTCAAGTGGCTGATGCGGGCCTTTTCGGGCCATCTGCCTCCTGACCAGCTGCTGGTGCTTTGGGATTTG ATCCTTGGCTTTGATAGCCTAGAGATTTTACCGCTCTTCGCAATTATTATCCTTAGCTTCCGGAAGGAAAGCATCATGCAAGTGGCCTCCCTAGACAGCATCGAAGCTATTCTAGCGGATCTCTCCTCCATCAAGGTTCTGCCTTTGGTCCAATTGGCACTAAGTCGGGACTGA
- the LOC108127239 gene encoding pancreatic lipase-related protein 2, translating to MDLYWSLLLLMGLSSLSLVAAFDDTLEAPSCFELTDDKCPNSNISFWIYTKSNPNGTKGNVTNLSLLTPQRPLKVLIHGFNGNRDYTPNDQLRSLLLGRDYNVVSVDYANLAKEPCYYEAVLNAPSVGRCLGRMLRTLLYHKIVKNEDIHLIGFGLGAHVASFASNFLKEPVYHITALDPAKPFFLVSDLAKKLDPSDAKFVDVIHTDVMMLGLLDPVGHVDFYVNMGLSQPNCGAKNKMDTHACYHNRSAIYYAESLSSPTGFYGYHCSSFKDFVSGACSTKDDVQLMGLDVSPQSARGRYFLDTNDAPPYAMGRTNKLNRQVMGRTYVNDEIMKKMFGIGTE from the exons ATGGATCTATATTGGTCTTTGCTACTTTTAATGG GCTTGTCTAGCCTTAGTTTGGTGGCCGCCTTTGACGATACCTTAGAGGCGCCCAGCTGTTTTGAACTTACTGACGACAAGTGTCCCAATAGCAACATATCTTTCTGGATATATAC GAAAAGTAATCCCAATGGTACGAAAGGGAATGTAACGAATCTAAGCTTGCTTACTCCCCAAAGGCCGTTAAAAGTTCTGATTCATGGATTTAATGGAAACCGGGATTACACTCCAAATGACCAGCTACGTTCCTTGTTACTAGGCCGCGACTACAATGTGGTATCTGTGGACTACGCCAACCTCGCCAAGGAGCCGTGCTACTATGAGGCGGTTCTCAATGCGCCGAGTGTGGGTCGTTGCCTGGGCAGAATGCTGAGAACCCTTCTCTACCATAAGATTGTTAAGAATGAAGATATTCACCTCATCGGCTTTGGTTTGGGGGCTCATGTGGCCAGCTTTGCCAGCAATTTTTTGAAGGAGCCAGTGTACCACATCACCGCCTTGGATCCCGCCAAGCCATTTTTTTTGGTCTCGGATCTGGCCAAGAAACTGGATCCCAGTGATGCCAAGTTTGTGGATGTCATCCACACGGATGTAATGATGCTGGGACTGTTGGATCCGGTGGGCCATGTCGATTTCTACGTCAATATGGGCCTTAGCCAGCCCAATTGTGGTGCCAAAAACAAGA TGGATACCCATGCCTGCTACCACAATCGCTCGGCGATATACTATGCCGAGTCATTGAGCTCTCCCACCGGATTCTATGGCTATCACTGCTCCAGTTTCAAGGATTTCGTATCGGGTGCCTGCTCAACCAAAGATGATGTGCAGCTGATGGGATTAGACGTCAGCCCCCA AAGTGCCAGGGGACGCTACTTTTTGGATACCAATGACGCCCCTCCATATGCCATGGGCAGGACCAATAAACTGAACCGCCAGGTGATGGGACGTACCTACGTAAACGATGAAATCATGAAGAAAATGTTTGGCATTGGGACTGAATAG